One window from the genome of Trueperaceae bacterium encodes:
- a CDS encoding bacterial transcriptional activator domain-containing protein produces MSRGDHAAAVARYVGPLLSGFRAPEAPEFESWLELERESLHGRWRRAALELAEERLGEGRPAKAADLLGPVLRADQFDEEVVRSRLRALAAAHGPGEALASFERFRARLAEEMDGEPEERTLELLEAVRNGEVSMAPATAAARPSRGRQQPRPPAHPTPFVGRATELELLAARLRTATCRVFTLLGPGGMGKTRPALELVSRLQDAFPGGVAYAPRAGVGRSTMSLPPSPVRWGCSSVPRATRSDR; encoded by the coding sequence TTGTCGCGAGGTGACCACGCCGCGGCCGTCGCTCGCTACGTAGGTCCGCTGCTCTCCGGGTTCCGCGCCCCCGAGGCGCCGGAGTTCGAGAGCTGGCTCGAGCTGGAGCGCGAGAGCCTGCACGGACGCTGGCGTCGGGCCGCGCTCGAGCTCGCGGAGGAGCGGCTCGGCGAGGGCCGCCCCGCGAAGGCCGCCGACCTGCTCGGGCCGGTGCTGCGCGCGGACCAGTTCGACGAGGAGGTCGTGCGCTCCCGGCTGCGCGCGCTGGCCGCCGCCCACGGTCCAGGCGAGGCCCTGGCCAGCTTCGAGCGCTTCCGCGCCCGACTGGCCGAGGAGATGGACGGGGAGCCCGAGGAACGCACCCTCGAGCTGTTGGAGGCCGTGCGCAACGGGGAGGTCTCGATGGCCCCGGCGACCGCGGCGGCGCGCCCGTCCCGAGGCCGGCAGCAGCCGCGTCCACCGGCCCATCCCACGCCCTTCGTGGGCCGCGCCACGGAGCTCGAGCTCCTGGCGGCGCGCCTGCGGACGGCGACCTGCCGCGTCTTCACGCTGCTCGGACCGGGCGGGATGGGCAAGACGCGGCCGGCGCTCGAGCTGGTGTCCCGGCTGCAGGACGCGTTCCCCGGGGGCGTCGCATACGCGCCGCGGGCGGGGGTGGGACGGTCGACGATGTCACTCCCGCCCTCGCCGGTGCGCTGGGGATGCTCGTCGGTCCCCAGGGCGACCCGCTCGGACAGGTGA